GTTGAACCATCCCTATGTTGTCTATCTCGGAGTTATTTCCTACCCAATTTATCTTTGGCACATGTGGGGGGTACAGGCCGGCCAGAAACTGAATTTCCTTCCCGAATCTGTCCAATTGATGGCGGGCGTTGTCATCAGTGGTTGCTTGGCCGCAGGGTCTTATCATCTTCTTGAGAAGCGATTTCTGGCCTTGAAAGGTCGCTACGAGGGGCGTAGAGAGGGCGAAGCAACTGGGCCGACTGTAACGGAAACGATCGGAGTAGTGAAATGAAGGTTCTGCACCTGATTGATAGCGGTGGGCTTTATGGTGCGGAGAAGATGTTGCTCGCTCTGGTGAAGGCTCAACTGGATCAAGGGCTGGAACCGATGATACTGAGTGCAGGTGAGCCCAATATCGAGGAGAAACCGCTGGAAGCCGAAGCGAAGCGGTTGGGGTTGCCGATAATTAGCTGGCGAATGACCCCCGGAATTAACATTGTCGAAAGTTGGAAAATTCTGAAGTGGGCGCGTTCTAATGGCTTCCATCTCCTCCACTCCCATGGGTTCAAATTCAACGTTCTGGTTGGCCTTATCCCGCGGTTTCTGCGTGAAATGCCAGTGATTTCTACGTTGCATGGCTATGTGCATGCAAAACGGTTTTCTAAGCTTTGGTTTTACGAATTATTAGACAGGGCAGCTATCAGATCTGTGGATGGCATTGTGTTGGTTAGTGAAATGACGCGGAAAGAGCTCCCGAAAAAAATTCGCCATTCAATGAATGTAGAAGTAATAAGCAATGGAGTGGACTTATTTGAGTTGAGTAAACGTGCAGGCGAAAAGATACCCGAAGATATACAGGCGTTTGTTAGTGGGGCGGTTCCGCTGCTTTTAGGTGTAGGTAGGTTGTCCAGGGAGAAAGGCTTTGATTTGTTAGTCGAATCCTTCGCCGAAGTAAAAAATGTGTACCCAGAAGCAGGTTTGTTGTTAGTCGGTGAGGGAAAGCAGCGCCCTGCGCTTGAAGCCAAAATCAACGCTCTTGAGCTAACTAAATCCGTACTTATGCCCGGATATATGGACGGTGTTCCGGCCCTGCTTCACCAGGCAGACGTACTTGCGATGCCATCCACCACAGAAGGGTTACCTATTACGTTGCTGGAGGCTGTAGGCTTGGGGTGTCCTGTTATTGCGAGTCCAGTAGGGGATATCCCTTTGGTTTTGAAGAAGGTAGATGCTGGCACAGTACTTAAGGAACGGTCGCCAGGTGCCTTGGCTACGGAGATCTTGCGTACGCTGCGGCATTCAGATGAGTCGAAACTGAGAGCAAAGGAGGCGACGCGCAGAGTTCACAGTTTCTATTCCGCATCTGCGATGGCAGAGAGTTACCTCGCGGTATATACCCAGCTAACCTGCAAGCGCCAGGTACGATGATACTTTACAAGAAATTTAGGTCCGTGATCACCAGAGCACTATATCGATTTTTAGGGTTGAATATTGATTATTGGTGTAGAGAGGTGGCGCGGCTATGGAGTTTGCCGAGCGAACAGCTGGTACTTGAGCGGGAAGCGGTGTTGGCTGAAACTGGGCCGCTGAATGCTAGCGGTCAACCGGTAAGAACGCTTGCGCAGCTTTCCTCATCGAGTGTGCTGTCAAAGGCGACGCTAATCGATAGGTTTCAGAAAGCTAATGCCCAAAAATCACCCGGTATGCGCTATTTCTCGCGGCATACTTCGGGCACCACGGGCCAGCCTACAGAGATCATTCTGAGTAGAGCGGAACTGTCTCGCCTTCTCGCCGTTCGCGACTACTGCTTTCGGCACCACGGCATCTCTTTGGGAGAATCAGAAGGCCGACTCTGGTCGGAGCATAAGGGCATTAAAAGTCGGGTGATGAACTTTTTACTTAACAGGAGGGTTGTGTGCCCCACTGGGGCCAATGCTGTCACGAAGGTGCTCGAATTACTGCGTTCGAATCCAACGTATCTTTATGGTTACTCATCGTTGTTACTGGAAGCCGCCCGCTTGATCGATGAATCGGGGGAGTCGTTTCCACCGCCCAAGCTTGTTGTGTGCACCGCAGAAACGATCCTCCCTGCACAGAAGGCGTTCATTAGTAAAGTGTTCAACGCGCCGGTAGCCGAGGAATATGGTTCCACCGAGTTTGATGTCATTGGTTTTGAGTGTTCAAAGGGACATCGTCATCTGGTCAATCCGTGGCTTGTTGTTGAAGATGGCCCGGAAAGGTGTCTGGTGTCAGATGTATCTCGTAAAAGCCAGAGTTTGGTGAGATATGATCTGGGCGACGCTCTTGAGCTCTCTACATCTCAATGTGGCAGTCTTGGGTCTAAACAGGTAATCAAAAATCTGCAAGGACGAACAATTAATCGTTTTTTCTATGTCTCTCCTGACGAAAAAGTTCACTCGTCTATATTTTCCCGCATCATTGATGAATATTCTCACCAGTATAATGAAATGTTTTCCTTCTTGGCGACTCAAGAACATTATGGGGAGCTTGCTTTAAATATTGATGCGGTAAGGTTAACGAATGCTGACGATCTCTCCGAGTTTGTAAGGATTAGGTTTGAGGAAGAGTGTGGAACTACTATTCGTGTCACCGTTAATGCTGGGGCGCGCCAGATGCAAGCTGGAAAACGGAACTATTTTATTCAAAAATTGACGGAGTCTATTTAATGGAGGTTTCAGCAAGCAAGCTCTCAATCTCAGCGGTGGGAGATGTTTCGTTAGGGGATCATCCAGTCTGTGCCGGGATCGGTATGAGAAGCGCGTTCCGAAAACGAGGTGGTTCCATTCTGGCAAACGTCGCTGATAAATTCAGGGAGTCAGACCTAACGGTTGCAAATCTCGAAACGGTAACATCAAACAAGGGGTTAAGACCCTTCTGGTTGCCGTCCTATGAAATGCGAGGGGATCCTCAATCCCTGACTTATCTGCGTGAAGCGGGGATTGACATTGTCGGCGTCGCTAACAATCATGCTATGCAACATGGAGAAGTTGCCTTTCAAGATATGGTCGAGCAAGCCCGTGCCGCTGGAATGGAAGTGATTGGTACCGAGGAGTCCGAGGGACGAACGAAGGTATTTGAGATCGTACATGAAGATGGACTTGTAAGCGCAATTGTTTCACTGTCGATCAGACCAGAAGAGTGGGCAGAGTCAAGTAATGGTTTGCCATATAGTTACCGGGATGGCGCTGACGAATTACTTAATGAAATAGCTCGACTACGTAGGGAATTTTCGGGGTTTCTTATTTGCTCTTTGCACTGGGGTCTTGAGTTTCTGGATTATCCATCCCCCGAGCAAGTTGAGCTTGGGCACAAATTGATCGACAAAGGTGTTGATGTGGTGTTTGGGCATCATTCTCATGTGCTACAGCCCGTTGAGCAATATGGAAATGGGTTGATATTTTATTCCCTGGGAAATTTTGTATTTGACCTTTGGCCGGAAGAGACCCGCTATACAGCAATTGCGCATGTTGACTTGAAAAAGGGCAAAGTTCCGCAGTTTCAAATCACTCCTGTAAAAATCAATGCTGATTATTCGTTATCGATTGCTGTTGGCAGTGATGCAAGAACAGTCGAGGAGCTTTTATCTTGGGAACGTTTTCAGGCTATGGGGAGCAAACCGGAATCAGAAAGCGAGTACCGTGGGCAGTACAATAGCGCACGTCGGAAATTTCGGTTTTCGAGCTATCGGTACTTTCTCAAAAACTGGTACCGATATCCTCCTTGGTTTTTCGCTCAAGCATTGGGGCGCACCGCAATCAGGAGATTAACCGGAACCTGAGTCCAGCGATGATATTGCTTGTGCCAGCCGGGCTTTATCATTCTCCCAATTATAAGTTTCAATGACGGCATTGTGCCCATTGCGCCCGAGCAATTGTCGGAGGTGAGGGTCTCTCAGCTGTTCGAGTTTTTCTGCAATATCAGCAGTATTCTGGTCTTTACAGACCAAGCCGCAATTGCTTTGCTCAACAATCCTGCGAATTGGGATGACTTCTGTCGTCAGCACGGGTAGGCCGGCCAGCATGTAATCAAATATTTTGTTTGGAATTGTATGGTTCCAGTGCCCGCACACTCTATACGTAAGTGAGCCGACGTTAGCTGCGGCCATTAGCTCATTGACGCTTTCATGACTAAGCCAGCCGTGAATAGTCACCGATTTTGCTACACCTAGCTCGGTAACTAAACGCTCCAGTTTTGGTTTGCTTGCTCCTTTGCCAACGATATCGACTCTGATGGAGTCAGCAGTGTTTCCTCTTTTAACGTATTGAGCAACAGCGTGGATTAACAGATCCAAGCCGCGAAGCTCGGTCAGGAAGCCCACATAAACAAGATGAAGGCTTGTTCCGGAGTGTTGATGCACTGATCCGCTGAATTTATCAATTGGTGGTGTGTTACTGACGATCGATATCTGCTGTTCCGGAATATCTTTTTTTAGCAGTCGATCGCGTGATTCTTCGATCATGACCAGGGTGTGATCTAGCTTTGGAAGAACTGAGGATTCGTATCGCTCAGCAACTTCTGGGCTTTTAACCAGCCTTTGAACCACTGATTTGTCAGAAAACTTAGCAGAGGAAGCGTACATTTCGGGGTACACCTCTGCCATGTCAAGAACCACTTTGGTGCCAAGGATGCGCTTCAGGATCAACGCACTTCTTACTAACGGAAGATCGCGGACAATGATTAAATCTACGTTGTCTTGGTGAACAGCCCGGAAAATTCTAAAAATCCAGAGCGGATTAAACCAGAGCGGGAGGTTCAGAAGTTTTCGGAGAAATAAAGGAAGTAGCCTTAAGCGGGGAAGCCTTAATAACTTAAGGTTATTGTCTGTTTCTCTTATCGGTCTTTGTTCGAGATTCCGACTGACGATAGTGACCGAATGGCCTTGCTCTGTCAGTGCCAGCGCGAGTTTCTCAACCCTTACATCCCATGGGTAATCTTCTTTATACACGAGAATTATGTTCAACGAAGGGTCCTCCTTTACCTAAATTATTCACGTTGAAAAATGTGCTGGGGTGGCTTGTGTTAGGCGACGTAGTCTATCATGTAGGTAAGTGGGCTGCCCGTCCTTGACTAGGTTTCCGGAGGGGCCGCTCGGTCTGGATTGGTCCGAATTTTGAGATCTGGTTCTCGTTTTATTTTAGGTAAAGTCCGGGCGTGTTTTGTGTCAGATCGGTAACGACATGTGGCGTTTGGTCGGGATGTGAACGGCAGCAAGCTAATGCTCTGTTTTGACGTTCATAGTCTGCCAATCGGCAACATGCATTCATTACGCAAAGCCTGCGTAATGGTATTTGATAGGAGTGAGAAAAATGATTCTCCATTACGCCCTTCTTGGAAGAATAAACGCACTGATCTTTTTGTTTGCAGCTGGATCATTGTCGTCAATCGCAACTGGCGCCAGTGCAGAGCCGTCTATTTCTGGAGTTCGGGTGTCCGAAGAGGTTAGGCACGGCTCTGCAGTAACTATTAGCGGAAAGGGTTTTGGCAATAAGACGTCACCTGCCCCTGTATTCGTAGACTATGTGGAAGAAACCTATGAATATGGCAAACGAAGAGCAGTATATTCTAACTTTAGAGACGGCGATATAATTCAGCCAGCATCTGAGAATCCGGAATCCCTATGGGGAGCTTCAACATCAATTCTGCCTGTAAGGTATGATAACGACGGTGAGAACGCGCGTCATCAGTTTGACGAAGCCCGATATCATTTTTTCGGTGAGAACTCTTGGCTCGGGCGCCCTGTTGTATACGGCGGACCTGATGGGTGGAGCACTCCTGACAACAACCCACAAATTTACGTTAGTTGGTGGGTAAAGGTCGATTATAACTCTACGTACTATTGGCGGATTAATCCCGCTGAGCTCAAGGGGCAGTTCCGCGCCGGAGAGCCTGTAGCTTTAAATGGTGAAGTGGCCGGCGATTATGTGGGCACAGATGATGAAGGCCTTCTTAACTTTGTGTTTCCCGGACATATCAATTCAAACAACTTACGGGGAATGGTCATAGAGGGTATTGAATCGAAAGCAAGCGCGGTGTTTCCGGAATCGCCAATATCCGGGGCTGGTTATGGTTTCATAAGTCCTGGCACCAAATATATACGAATCTGGGATGAACCAAACTCGAAGGGAATACGCGCTAGTCTTTCTATGACGGATTATTATGTTTCGTCAGCCGAAGACTTAAGTTATGGGACTGGAAAAATATATCAGCGTCGCGAAATGGAGCCGGAGATCTGGCACCATTTCGAAGTTGAAATCGACACTGAAAGAGGTGTGATGCGGTCCTGGTTCAATGGCGAAATGGGTGGGGTCGGTGAGTTTGATCCCCGGGCAGCCTTCGAAGAAGGGTTTAGCCCTACCATTGCGCTGATTGGTAACAATGCGAAGCAGGATAAGCTTCAAAACCTCTACATTTCAGAAATCTACATGGATAGCAGTGTTCAACGAGTTGTGGTGGGTGATGCACCACGCTACGAGGACCTGTCCCACTACGAAATACAGAGGCCCATCGGTTGGAATAGTAGTCAAGTTGAGTTCGTTCTTAATCTTGGTGCGCTTGATACTTCGTCAGGGTTATACGTTTACGTTTTTGATGAGATTGGCGTTCCAAATCAGGAAGGCTTTGCGTTGTGTGCAAGTGTAAATTGCCCCTCGCCACCTGAGCCCATTAAATTACAGGTAAACTGAGTCGCCTGAGTGGCATTTTCTCCACCTCTCGACGCGTATCCACTCAATGGAGTTGTAGATGACAAGGAAGTTAAAGCGAGAGCTGTTTAACCTCGCTCGTGAATCAGATCTTGCCGGCTGGCGTTTTGTGATTCGTATGGTCTGGATTCGTGTCTTCAGTGGTGGGGGGGCGGGAAGGGAACAAAGACTTGATCAACTTACCGGAACGCTGGCTCACTTTCCCGGGAACCACCTTCATAAACGACAGCTATCTGAGGCTCTGGGTTTAGCCGGCTCGGTCAATCGTTCCGTGAAGGGAGATAAACCGCTTTCCCTCAGTTACTGCGCCTTATTGAAGACTTATATCTCGGACTTGGAGAAGGGAATATTACTGGTGTCTTTCGAGAACCAGTTGGAGCAGTTGCTTAACTCCGGTCGTATTGATGACGTTCTTGCTCGCTACCATCTTGTTTTTATCCCTTCTTGGAGTGGTCTGTACTCCAAAGAATTATTCAGATTGGTTGCCGCTGCCGGCCAAGAACCTGTTTTCGTTTTGCCCGTTCATAGGCATGAGCGGGAGCTGGTTCCAACGCTTAGTGCTAATTGCCACGCTCTCCCATTTAACGCAGCCAGTTGGGTTAATCCTGAGTTCTTTGAAGGGCCAGCTCAGGAAAGAGATATTGATTGCCTGATGGTTGCCAACTTCGCCAGTTTCAAAAGACACTGGCTGTTATTCAAGGCATTGAAGGAGTTGCCTGAGGATGTCCGGGTAACGTGTGTTGGCGTTCCTTTGGGATCCCGAACCGCTGAGAGCATTCGTCAGGAGGCAGTGGAATACGGGGTATCGGATCAGGTAACGATCGTTGAGGATCCTAGCCAGGAAGAGCTGAGGCGATATTTTCGAAGGGCAAAGATGTTCTGTGCGATGTCTTACCGCGAGGGGTCGTTTATTGCCGTTGCGGAGTCTTTGATGTCTGGCACGCCTGTGCTTATGTTTCGCAATGCACATATTGGTACAAAGAGCCTCATTAATGAAAACACTGGTGCACTGGTGAAGTCTGTTAGGGAGTTGCGGCAGAAAATACTGGAGTACAGGAACTTTGAAGGGCACGATCAGGTTCGTCAGATTGCGATAGATAATATCAGTGCACAGGCTAACTCTCGTAAACTTAACGATATGCTCCGGGACTGGTCAGACAGTAATGGCAAGGCCTGGACGGTTGACATAGAACCATTCTACAGTCAGCGACTCGACTTTTATTATTTCAACGAAGATAACCGTGATCGTCTGGCTGATGATTACAGGTATTTATCCGAGTTAGGTATCCGGTTTCCGAGGTTCTCTTAATTCCATGCCCTCCAGGAACAGTGTTGTGCCGTCTTCATCCAATAAATTGGTTTCCGTAATCATCCCTTCCTACAATCGTGCAGCCTATATCGAGGCGGCCATTAACTCTGCGCTTGACCAGACTTACGGTCCGGTTGAGGTAATTGTCGTGGATGATGGATCGACGGATGGCAGTTATGAAAAGTTACAACAATGGGCAGAACGAGAAGAACTGGTGCTTCTGACTCACCCTGAGCGCAGGAATCGGGGCCAGTCTGCATCGATTAATCTGGGTATTCAGCGAGCGACCGGTCGCTATATAGCAATTCTGGACAGTGATGACATGTTCGCCAAAGAAAAATTGGCCGATCAAGTAGCGTTCCTGGAAGCAAACCCCGAAACAGGTATGGTTTATGGCCAAGGTCATGCCGTAGACGCTAATGGTAATTTCCTGTTCAAAGTTCCTGGTGATGGCCATCAGGAACTGAGTGATCCTAACCGGCTACTGCTCGATTGTTACATGGCGCTGCCAGGGGGGTCGCTTGTTCGTCGTTCGGTATTTGAGAAGGCTGGCTTATTTGAGGAATCTTTTAGGGCCGGCCAGGATCACGATATGGCTATTCGGATCATGGAAGCGACTAAATGCGCTTATTTGCCGAAACTTGCTTTCTATTACCGCAAACACGACGACGCCATCAGTGTTAAAGGGCTCGAACGTCGCTGGCTTACTGGGCTGGAAATTCTTCGCCGTGCTAATGAGCGGTATCCCTACATGAGAAGCACGATTCGAAAACGCAAAGCGGTGCTTCAATTCAGGTTAGGGCAGACCTATTGGCGAGAAAGGCGCAAGGCCAAAGCGTTACCGCATCTTATCTCTTCAGGTTTGCTTGATCCCGCCCGTGCCTTGATGGTTCTCATAGGGCGAGAGCAGGTTTAATGGATTCCGTACCGCAGCCCATTCTCTTTGTTATCGACCACTTCCGTAATCCCAATGCTGGTACTGAGGGACAGCTCTTCCAGTTGGTTAAAGGCTTGGATCGAACCAGGTTCAAACCTCACCTGCTGGTCTTCCGGGATTCGGAGTTTCTTCAGGTCGGCGGATTTCCTTGTGATTACTCGGTTTTGGGGCAGCATCGTATTCTTTCTGTGGCCACTTGGTATGCGCTTTGGCAAGCCGCCCGGCGGTTTCGCGCTTCTGGTGGCCGCTTGGCTCATGTGTTTTTTAATGATTCCTCGGTCGTCTGTCCGCCGATCTTCCGTTTGCTTGGCATCGAAACGATTATCTCCAGGCGGGATATGGGGTATTGGTACACCCGCAAGTATCTGGCTCTGTTGAACCTAAGTGGACGATTTGTTGCCGCTGCGATCACCAACAGTCAGGCGGTTAAGGAAGTGACGCTTCGGCATGAGCCTGTTTCTTCAGATAATACCCACGTGATTTACAACGGATACGAATTTGAGGACGAGCAACCCTCAATACCCTCCGATCTGCAGGAATTGCGAGCGGAGCATCCAGCTGCAGTATTCGCCGGAATTGTCGCCAACATCCGGCCGATAAAACGGATGGAAGATGCGATACGAGCGTTAGGGTTGCTGTCAGGGCAAAGCCCCGCTTTGCATCTGGTTATCATTGGCGATGGTGAGCCCGAGGACCTCAAAGTAATGGCAAAAGAGCTGGGAATTGAAGGGCAGGTACACTTCCTGGGCGCGCGTAGGGACGTAAGGGGTTGTCTCGCCGGCCTGGATATCGGCTTGTTATGTTCTGAATCAGAAGGTTTCTCTAACGCCGTGGTAGAGTATATGCAGGCGGGATTACCCGTGGTTTGTAGCGCCGTGGGGGGCAATCCGGAAGCGATTGCCCA
The window above is part of the Marinobacter sp. THAF197a genome. Proteins encoded here:
- a CDS encoding glycosyltransferase, translating into MTRKLKRELFNLARESDLAGWRFVIRMVWIRVFSGGGAGREQRLDQLTGTLAHFPGNHLHKRQLSEALGLAGSVNRSVKGDKPLSLSYCALLKTYISDLEKGILLVSFENQLEQLLNSGRIDDVLARYHLVFIPSWSGLYSKELFRLVAAAGQEPVFVLPVHRHERELVPTLSANCHALPFNAASWVNPEFFEGPAQERDIDCLMVANFASFKRHWLLFKALKELPEDVRVTCVGVPLGSRTAESIRQEAVEYGVSDQVTIVEDPSQEELRRYFRRAKMFCAMSYREGSFIAVAESLMSGTPVLMFRNAHIGTKSLINENTGALVKSVRELRQKILEYRNFEGHDQVRQIAIDNISAQANSRKLNDMLRDWSDSNGKAWTVDIEPFYSQRLDFYYFNEDNRDRLADDYRYLSELGIRFPRFS
- a CDS encoding glycosyltransferase; the encoded protein is MDSVPQPILFVIDHFRNPNAGTEGQLFQLVKGLDRTRFKPHLLVFRDSEFLQVGGFPCDYSVLGQHRILSVATWYALWQAARRFRASGGRLAHVFFNDSSVVCPPIFRLLGIETIISRRDMGYWYTRKYLALLNLSGRFVAAAITNSQAVKEVTLRHEPVSSDNTHVIYNGYEFEDEQPSIPSDLQELRAEHPAAVFAGIVANIRPIKRMEDAIRALGLLSGQSPALHLVIIGDGEPEDLKVMAKELGIEGQVHFLGARRDVRGCLAGLDIGLLCSESEGFSNAVVEYMQAGLPVVCSAVGGNPEAIAHGETGFLYGCGNVSELAERLRELAFDGDLRARLGENASVNARQRFSMETMVRQHQEVYGSLLNKE
- a CDS encoding glycosyltransferase family 2 protein, coding for MPSSSNKLVSVIIPSYNRAAYIEAAINSALDQTYGPVEVIVVDDGSTDGSYEKLQQWAEREELVLLTHPERRNRGQSASINLGIQRATGRYIAILDSDDMFAKEKLADQVAFLEANPETGMVYGQGHAVDANGNFLFKVPGDGHQELSDPNRLLLDCYMALPGGSLVRRSVFEKAGLFEESFRAGQDHDMAIRIMEATKCAYLPKLAFYYRKHDDAISVKGLERRWLTGLEILRRANERYPYMRSTIRKRKAVLQFRLGQTYWRERRKAKALPHLISSGLLDPARALMVLIGREQV
- a CDS encoding glycosyltransferase family 4 protein, which produces MNIILVYKEDYPWDVRVEKLALALTEQGHSVTIVSRNLEQRPIRETDNNLKLLRLPRLRLLPLFLRKLLNLPLWFNPLWIFRIFRAVHQDNVDLIIVRDLPLVRSALILKRILGTKVVLDMAEVYPEMYASSAKFSDKSVVQRLVKSPEVAERYESSVLPKLDHTLVMIEESRDRLLKKDIPEQQISIVSNTPPIDKFSGSVHQHSGTSLHLVYVGFLTELRGLDLLIHAVAQYVKRGNTADSIRVDIVGKGASKPKLERLVTELGVAKSVTIHGWLSHESVNELMAAANVGSLTYRVCGHWNHTIPNKIFDYMLAGLPVLTTEVIPIRRIVEQSNCGLVCKDQNTADIAEKLEQLRDPHLRQLLGRNGHNAVIETYNWENDKARLAQAISSLDSGSG
- a CDS encoding CapA family protein; this encodes MEVSASKLSISAVGDVSLGDHPVCAGIGMRSAFRKRGGSILANVADKFRESDLTVANLETVTSNKGLRPFWLPSYEMRGDPQSLTYLREAGIDIVGVANNHAMQHGEVAFQDMVEQARAAGMEVIGTEESEGRTKVFEIVHEDGLVSAIVSLSIRPEEWAESSNGLPYSYRDGADELLNEIARLRREFSGFLICSLHWGLEFLDYPSPEQVELGHKLIDKGVDVVFGHHSHVLQPVEQYGNGLIFYSLGNFVFDLWPEETRYTAIAHVDLKKGKVPQFQITPVKINADYSLSIAVGSDARTVEELLSWERFQAMGSKPESESEYRGQYNSARRKFRFSSYRYFLKNWYRYPPWFFAQALGRTAIRRLTGT
- a CDS encoding CoF synthetase; translation: MITRALYRFLGLNIDYWCREVARLWSLPSEQLVLEREAVLAETGPLNASGQPVRTLAQLSSSSVLSKATLIDRFQKANAQKSPGMRYFSRHTSGTTGQPTEIILSRAELSRLLAVRDYCFRHHGISLGESEGRLWSEHKGIKSRVMNFLLNRRVVCPTGANAVTKVLELLRSNPTYLYGYSSLLLEAARLIDESGESFPPPKLVVCTAETILPAQKAFISKVFNAPVAEEYGSTEFDVIGFECSKGHRHLVNPWLVVEDGPERCLVSDVSRKSQSLVRYDLGDALELSTSQCGSLGSKQVIKNLQGRTINRFFYVSPDEKVHSSIFSRIIDEYSHQYNEMFSFLATQEHYGELALNIDAVRLTNADDLSEFVRIRFEEECGTTIRVTVNAGARQMQAGKRNYFIQKLTESI
- a CDS encoding glycosyltransferase; its protein translation is MKVLHLIDSGGLYGAEKMLLALVKAQLDQGLEPMILSAGEPNIEEKPLEAEAKRLGLPIISWRMTPGINIVESWKILKWARSNGFHLLHSHGFKFNVLVGLIPRFLREMPVISTLHGYVHAKRFSKLWFYELLDRAAIRSVDGIVLVSEMTRKELPKKIRHSMNVEVISNGVDLFELSKRAGEKIPEDIQAFVSGAVPLLLGVGRLSREKGFDLLVESFAEVKNVYPEAGLLLVGEGKQRPALEAKINALELTKSVLMPGYMDGVPALLHQADVLAMPSTTEGLPITLLEAVGLGCPVIASPVGDIPLVLKKVDAGTVLKERSPGALATEILRTLRHSDESKLRAKEATRRVHSFYSASAMAESYLAVYTQLTCKRQVR